CCGGCGGCGAGCGTGGGAGCCAGGACAGGACGGCGCCGCAGGGTTCGCGAGTTACTTGCTCGAAGGCCCACAGGGTTTCGTTTTCATCGCGGGGCGCGAGCCAGGTTAACCATTCAAGGCCCACACCTGCGGCGGCGAGGCTGGGGGCATACGGAATACCGGGTGGCGCAATCAAAAACACCGCCTGACGAACCTGCGTCAGGCGGGCCATCAGGGGAAGTAGTAATGTCCATTCGCCACTCCCCGGTTGTGGATATAGTACCTCGGACACTGCACCGACTGGCCAGCCACCGTGTGGGAGGGCGCTATCGAGCAGTGGGAACCCACTGCTGGCCGTTGCGTGCGAGGCCAGCGAGACGCTATCACC
This window of the Chitinivorax sp. PXF-14 genome carries:
- the imuA gene encoding translesion DNA synthesis-associated protein ImuA; translated protein: MSTPLAALLSHPAIRRGDSVSLASHATASSGFPLLDSALPHGGWPVGAVSEVLYPQPGSGEWTLLLPLMARLTQVRQAVFLIAPPGIPYAPSLAAAGVGLEWLTWLAPRDENETLWAFEQVTREPCGAVLSWLPRSPPDKRCRRLQLAAEQGRCVAIMLRPDRGIHDGTPFGLRLAVRPLVDAIAVDVLKRRGPPLSSPILIRRKHDVVASLVPTAPAAGRVQPRPVPA